One Glycine max cultivar Williams 82 chromosome 4, Glycine_max_v4.0, whole genome shotgun sequence DNA segment encodes these proteins:
- the LOC100820195 gene encoding endoglucanase 2 has translation MGEKSRSKGGCCGWFIAFIILALVVGAIVFTVKKKFSHSGSDKPAPVPGPPGAVDQKYSTALKTAMQFFDIQKSGKLVDNKISWRGNSALKDGSQAKLDLTKGMYDAGDNMKFGFPMAFTATVLSWSILEYGDQMDHVGQLDAAQDSLKWITDYLINAHPSENVLYIQVGDPVADHKCWEKPEAITEERPLIQVNASCPGSDVAAETAAAMASASLVFKKTDPTYSSTLLKHAKQLFTFADKNRGSYSENIPEVQTYYNSTGYGDELLWAASWLYHATGDDSYLQFVTGQDGEDYAQWGSPTWFSWDNKLAGTQVLLSRLSFFKAKDISNSYSSGLHSYRKTAEAVMCGLLPDSPTATKSRTDDGLIWVSQWNSLQHPVASAFLAAVYSDYMLTSQTPKLKCGSDSFTPSDLRDFAKSQADYVLGKNPMHMSFLVGYGDKYPQFVHHRGASIPADAKTGCKDGFQWLESSDPNPNVATGALVGGPFLNETFIDSRNNSMQTEPSTYNSAVIVGLLSSLVTTSSAVQSFT, from the exons atgggaGAAAAATCGAGGTCCAAAGGAGGGTGCTGCGGTTGGTTTATCGCGTTTATCATTCTGGCTCTCGTCGTCGGTGCCATTGTTTTTACCGTTAAGAAGAAATTTAGTCACTCCGGTTCCGATAAGCCTGCTCCGGTTCCCGGTCCCCCTGGCGCCGTTGACCAAAAATATTCCACTGCACTCAAAACTGCGATGCAATTCTTCGATATTCAGAAAT CTGGGAAGTTAGTTGACAACAAAATATCTTGGAGAGGGAATTCGGCTCTTAAGGATGGGAGCCAAGCGAAGTTGGATCTAACAAAAGGGATGTACGATGCTGGGGATAACATGAAGTTTGGTTTTCCCATGGCTTTTACGGCGACGGTGCTGTCGTGGTCCATTCTGGAATATGGAGATCAGATGGATCACGTTGGCCAGTTAGACGCTGCGCAAGATTCGCTCAAGTGGATCACTGATTATCTCATCAATGCTCACCCTTCTGAGAATGTTCTCTATATTCAG GTGGGTGATCCTGTTGCAGATCACAAGTGTTGGGAAAAACCAGAAGCCATTACTGAGGAACGACCACTCATACAAGTGAATGCATCTTGTCCTGGATCAGACGTTGCAGCTGAAACTGCAGCAGCCATGGCCTCAGCATCTTTGGTCTTTAAAAAGACTGATCCTACATATTCAAGCACTCTACTCAAGCATGCAAAACAGTTGTTTACTTTTGCTGACAAGAATAGAGGTTCCTATAGTGAGAATATACCCGAAGTCCAGACATATTATAACTCAACTGGATATGGTGATGAGCTTTTATGGGCAGCTAGTTGGCTCTATCATGCTACGGGTGATGATTCTTACCTTCAGTTTGTGACTGGCCAAGATGGAGAAGACTATGCTCAATGGGGAAGCCCAACCTGGTTCAGTTGGGATAACAAGCTTGCTGGAACTCAG GTTTTGTTATCTAGATTAAGCTTTTTTAAGGCAAAGGACATTTCGAATTCATATAGCTCTGGGCTCCATAGTTACAGGAAAACTGCTGAGGCTGTAATGTGTGGTCTTCTTCCGGATTCTCCAACAGCCACAAAAAGCAGAACAGATG ATGGTCTTATATGGGTGAGCCAATGGAACTCTTTGCAACATCCTGTTGCATCCGCATTCTTAGCTGCTGTTTACAGTGACTATATGCTAACATCGCAGACACCAAAACTAAAATGTGGTTCAGATTCCTTTACCCCATCAGATCTTCGAGACTTTGCCAAATCTCAG GCTGATTACGTATTGGGCAAGAATCCTATGCATATGAGTTTTCTGGTGGGCTATGGAGATAAATACCCTCAATTTGTGCATCATAGGGGTGCTTCAATTCCTGCTGATGCAAAAACTGGCTGCAAGGATGGCTTCCAGTGGCTTGAGTCATCTGATCCTAATCCCAATGTAGCTACTGGAGCACTTGTTGGTGGACCCTTCTTAAATGAGACTTTCATTGATTCCAGGAACAATTCCATGCAAACAGAACCAAGCACGTACAACAGTGCTGTCATAGTCGGTCTCTTATCAAGTTTAGTTACCACGTCTTCTGCCGTTCAATCCTTTACCTAA
- the LOC100782787 gene encoding probable cytokinin riboside 5'-monophosphate phosphoribohydrolase LOGL10 isoform X1, with product METQHQQPTIKSRFRRICVYCGSSPGKNPSYQLAAIQLGKQLVERNIDLVYGGGSIGLMGLISQVVYDGGRHVLGVIPKTLNAKEITGESVGEVRAVSGMHQRKAEMARQADAFIALPGGYGTLEELLEIITWAQLGIHDKPNWLQVGLLNVDGYYNSLLAFMDKAVDEGFVTPAARHIIVSAHTAQDLMCKLEEYVPEHCGVAPKLSWEMEQQLVNTAKSDISR from the exons ATGGAAACTCAACACCAACAACCCACCATCAAGTCTAGGTTCAGACGCATCTGTGTCTACTGTGGTAGCAGCCCTGGCAAAAACCCTAGCTATCAGCTCGCTGCTATTCAGCTCGGAAAACAACTG GTGGAGAGGAACATTGACTTGGTTTATGGAGGGGGAAGCATAGGGTTGATGGGTCTAATCTCACAAGTTGTGTATGATGGTGGACGCCACGTGTTAGG GGTGATTCCAAAGACTCTTAATGCAAAAGAG ATAACTGGAGAGAGTGTTGGAGAAGTGAGAGCTGTATCGGGCATGCACCAACGCAAAGCCGAAATGGCCCGACAAGCCGATGCATTTATTGCACTGCCAG GTGGATATGGCACCCTTGAAGAACTACTGGAAATTATCACCTGGGCTCAACTAGGTATCCATGATAAACCG AATTGGTTGCAGGTGGGGTTGTTGAACGTGGATGGGTACTACAACTCGCTGCTGGCATTCATGGACAAAGCTGTGGACGAAGGTTTCGTAACACCAGCTGCCCGTCACATTATTGTTTCTGCCCACACTGCCCAAGATCTCATGTGCAAACTTGAG GAATATGTCCCCGAGCACTGTGGTGTTGCCCCCAAACTAAGTTGGGAGATGGAGCAACAGTTAGTTAACACTGCAAAGTCAGATATTTCCCGTTGA
- the LOC100782787 gene encoding probable cytokinin riboside 5'-monophosphate phosphoribohydrolase LOGL10 isoform X2 — translation METQHQQPTIKSRFRRICVYCGSSPGKNPSYQLAAIQLGKQLVERNIDLVYGGGSIGLMGLISQVVYDGGRHVLGVIPKTLNAKEITGESVGEVRAVSGMHQRKAEMARQADAFIALPGGYGTLEELLEIITWAQLGIHDKPVGLLNVDGYYNSLLAFMDKAVDEGFVTPAARHIIVSAHTAQDLMCKLEEYVPEHCGVAPKLSWEMEQQLVNTAKSDISR, via the exons ATGGAAACTCAACACCAACAACCCACCATCAAGTCTAGGTTCAGACGCATCTGTGTCTACTGTGGTAGCAGCCCTGGCAAAAACCCTAGCTATCAGCTCGCTGCTATTCAGCTCGGAAAACAACTG GTGGAGAGGAACATTGACTTGGTTTATGGAGGGGGAAGCATAGGGTTGATGGGTCTAATCTCACAAGTTGTGTATGATGGTGGACGCCACGTGTTAGG GGTGATTCCAAAGACTCTTAATGCAAAAGAG ATAACTGGAGAGAGTGTTGGAGAAGTGAGAGCTGTATCGGGCATGCACCAACGCAAAGCCGAAATGGCCCGACAAGCCGATGCATTTATTGCACTGCCAG GTGGATATGGCACCCTTGAAGAACTACTGGAAATTATCACCTGGGCTCAACTAGGTATCCATGATAAACCG GTGGGGTTGTTGAACGTGGATGGGTACTACAACTCGCTGCTGGCATTCATGGACAAAGCTGTGGACGAAGGTTTCGTAACACCAGCTGCCCGTCACATTATTGTTTCTGCCCACACTGCCCAAGATCTCATGTGCAAACTTGAG GAATATGTCCCCGAGCACTGTGGTGTTGCCCCCAAACTAAGTTGGGAGATGGAGCAACAGTTAGTTAACACTGCAAAGTCAGATATTTCCCGTTGA